The Hevea brasiliensis isolate MT/VB/25A 57/8 chromosome 1, ASM3005281v1, whole genome shotgun sequence genome has a window encoding:
- the LOC110646075 gene encoding B-box zinc finger protein 19 isoform X6, whose product MRTLCDVCESAAAILFCAADEAALCRSCDEKVHLCNKLASRHVRVGLADPSDVPRCDICENAPAFFYCEIDGSSLCLQCDMIVHVGGKRTHGRYLLLRQRVEFPGDKPRHLDELGQQPLDQNEVRRDQNQPPKLTMRDNKQNHRESPIPMMENNTDGDRKIDNKLIDLNARPQRIHGQNSTNHGIDVMSGTNHESSSVVPVGSFKREPKK is encoded by the exons atGCGAACGCTTTGCGACGTGTGTGAGAGTGCCGCCGCGATCCTCTTCTGCGCCGCCGATGAAGCCGCGCTTTGCCGCTCTTGTGATGAGAAG GTCCATTTGTGTAACAAGCTTGCTAGTCGACATGTACGTGTTGGGCTTGCTGACCCTAGTGATGTGCCCCGTTGTGACATATGTGAAAATGCACCTG CTTTCTTTTACTGTGAGATAGATGGTAGCTCCCTCTGTCTGCAATGTGATATGATTGTGCATGTTGGTGGTAAAAGAACCCATGGGAGATATCTCCTGTTGAGGCAGAGAGTTGAG TTTCCAGGGGACAAGCCTCGCCATTTGGATGAATTAGGACAGCAACCTCTTGATCAAAATGAAGTTCGGAGGGACCAAAATCAGCCACCTAAACTCACGATGAGAGACAATAAGCAAAATCACAGAGAATCTCCCATTCCAATGATGGAGAATAACACCGATGGTGATCGCAAGATTGACAATAAGTTGATTGATCTTAATGCCAGACCTCAGAGGATACATGGGCAAAATTCAACTAACCAT GGCATAGATGTCATGAGTGGTACTAATCATGAATCTTCTAGCGTGGTACCTGTTGGTTCCTTCAAGAGAGAGCCCAAAAAGTAA
- the LOC110646075 gene encoding B-box zinc finger protein 19 isoform X2, with translation MRTLCDVCESAAAILFCAADEAALCRSCDEKVHLCNKLASRHVRVGLADPSDVPRCDICENAPAFFYCEIDGSSLCLQCDMIVHVGGKRTHGRYLLLRQRVEFPGDKPRHLDELGQQPLDQNEVRRDQNQPPKLTMRDNKQNHRESPIPMMENNTDGDRKIDNKLIDLNARPQRIHGQNSTNHGIDVMSGTNHESSSVVPVGSFKREPKKQWNADIKEAIYYRHGSADWGLIWLWSL, from the exons atGCGAACGCTTTGCGACGTGTGTGAGAGTGCCGCCGCGATCCTCTTCTGCGCCGCCGATGAAGCCGCGCTTTGCCGCTCTTGTGATGAGAAG GTCCATTTGTGTAACAAGCTTGCTAGTCGACATGTACGTGTTGGGCTTGCTGACCCTAGTGATGTGCCCCGTTGTGACATATGTGAAAATGCACCTG CTTTCTTTTACTGTGAGATAGATGGTAGCTCCCTCTGTCTGCAATGTGATATGATTGTGCATGTTGGTGGTAAAAGAACCCATGGGAGATATCTCCTGTTGAGGCAGAGAGTTGAG TTTCCAGGGGACAAGCCTCGCCATTTGGATGAATTAGGACAGCAACCTCTTGATCAAAATGAAGTTCGGAGGGACCAAAATCAGCCACCTAAACTCACGATGAGAGACAATAAGCAAAATCACAGAGAATCTCCCATTCCAATGATGGAGAATAACACCGATGGTGATCGCAAGATTGACAATAAGTTGATTGATCTTAATGCCAGACCTCAGAGGATACATGGGCAAAATTCAACTAACCAT GGCATAGATGTCATGAGTGGTACTAATCATGAATCTTCTAGCGTGGTACCTGTTGGTTCCTTCAAGAGAGAGCCCAAAAA GCAATGGAATGCAGATATTAAGGAAGCTATTTACTACAGGCATGGTTCTGCTGACTGGGGCCTGATTTGGTTGTGGTCACTGTAA
- the LOC110646075 gene encoding B-box zinc finger protein 19 isoform X5: protein MRTLCDVCESAAAILFCAADEAALCRSCDEKVHLCNKLASRHVRVGLADPSDVPRCDICENAPAFFYCEIDGSSLCLQCDMIVHVGGKRTHGRYLLLRQRVEFPGDKPRHLDELGQQPLDQNEVRRDQNQPPKLTMRDNKQNHRESPIPMMENNTDGDRKIDNKLIDLNARPQRIHGQNSTNHEQGIDVMSGTNHESSSVVPVGSFKREPKK, encoded by the exons atGCGAACGCTTTGCGACGTGTGTGAGAGTGCCGCCGCGATCCTCTTCTGCGCCGCCGATGAAGCCGCGCTTTGCCGCTCTTGTGATGAGAAG GTCCATTTGTGTAACAAGCTTGCTAGTCGACATGTACGTGTTGGGCTTGCTGACCCTAGTGATGTGCCCCGTTGTGACATATGTGAAAATGCACCTG CTTTCTTTTACTGTGAGATAGATGGTAGCTCCCTCTGTCTGCAATGTGATATGATTGTGCATGTTGGTGGTAAAAGAACCCATGGGAGATATCTCCTGTTGAGGCAGAGAGTTGAG TTTCCAGGGGACAAGCCTCGCCATTTGGATGAATTAGGACAGCAACCTCTTGATCAAAATGAAGTTCGGAGGGACCAAAATCAGCCACCTAAACTCACGATGAGAGACAATAAGCAAAATCACAGAGAATCTCCCATTCCAATGATGGAGAATAACACCGATGGTGATCGCAAGATTGACAATAAGTTGATTGATCTTAATGCCAGACCTCAGAGGATACATGGGCAAAATTCAACTAACCAT GAACAGGGCATAGATGTCATGAGTGGTACTAATCATGAATCTTCTAGCGTGGTACCTGTTGGTTCCTTCAAGAGAGAGCCCAAAAAGTAA
- the LOC110646075 gene encoding B-box zinc finger protein 19 isoform X4 has product MRTLCDVCESAAAILFCAADEAALCRSCDEKVHLCNKLASRHVRVGLADPSDVPRCDICENAPAFFYCEIDGSSLCLQCDMIVHVGGKRTHGRYLLLRQRVEFPGDKPRHLDELGQQPLDQNEVRRDQNQPPKLTMRDNKQNHRESPIPMMENNTDGDRKIDNKLIDLNARPQRIHGQNSTNHGIDVMSGTNHESSSVVPVGSFKREPKKYIWMPCD; this is encoded by the exons atGCGAACGCTTTGCGACGTGTGTGAGAGTGCCGCCGCGATCCTCTTCTGCGCCGCCGATGAAGCCGCGCTTTGCCGCTCTTGTGATGAGAAG GTCCATTTGTGTAACAAGCTTGCTAGTCGACATGTACGTGTTGGGCTTGCTGACCCTAGTGATGTGCCCCGTTGTGACATATGTGAAAATGCACCTG CTTTCTTTTACTGTGAGATAGATGGTAGCTCCCTCTGTCTGCAATGTGATATGATTGTGCATGTTGGTGGTAAAAGAACCCATGGGAGATATCTCCTGTTGAGGCAGAGAGTTGAG TTTCCAGGGGACAAGCCTCGCCATTTGGATGAATTAGGACAGCAACCTCTTGATCAAAATGAAGTTCGGAGGGACCAAAATCAGCCACCTAAACTCACGATGAGAGACAATAAGCAAAATCACAGAGAATCTCCCATTCCAATGATGGAGAATAACACCGATGGTGATCGCAAGATTGACAATAAGTTGATTGATCTTAATGCCAGACCTCAGAGGATACATGGGCAAAATTCAACTAACCAT GGCATAGATGTCATGAGTGGTACTAATCATGAATCTTCTAGCGTGGTACCTGTTGGTTCCTTCAAGAGAGAGCCCAAAAA GTATATTTGGATGCCTTGTGACTAG
- the LOC110646075 gene encoding B-box zinc finger protein 19 isoform X3 codes for MRTLCDVCESAAAILFCAADEAALCRSCDEKVHLCNKLASRHVRVGLADPSDVPRCDICENAPAFFYCEIDGSSLCLQCDMIVHVGGKRTHGRYLLLRQRVEFPGDKPRHLDELGQQPLDQNEVRRDQNQPPKLTMRDNKQNHRESPIPMMENNTDGDRKIDNKLIDLNARPQRIHGQNSTNHEQGIDVMSGTNHESSSVVPVGSFKREPKKYIWMPCD; via the exons atGCGAACGCTTTGCGACGTGTGTGAGAGTGCCGCCGCGATCCTCTTCTGCGCCGCCGATGAAGCCGCGCTTTGCCGCTCTTGTGATGAGAAG GTCCATTTGTGTAACAAGCTTGCTAGTCGACATGTACGTGTTGGGCTTGCTGACCCTAGTGATGTGCCCCGTTGTGACATATGTGAAAATGCACCTG CTTTCTTTTACTGTGAGATAGATGGTAGCTCCCTCTGTCTGCAATGTGATATGATTGTGCATGTTGGTGGTAAAAGAACCCATGGGAGATATCTCCTGTTGAGGCAGAGAGTTGAG TTTCCAGGGGACAAGCCTCGCCATTTGGATGAATTAGGACAGCAACCTCTTGATCAAAATGAAGTTCGGAGGGACCAAAATCAGCCACCTAAACTCACGATGAGAGACAATAAGCAAAATCACAGAGAATCTCCCATTCCAATGATGGAGAATAACACCGATGGTGATCGCAAGATTGACAATAAGTTGATTGATCTTAATGCCAGACCTCAGAGGATACATGGGCAAAATTCAACTAACCAT GAACAGGGCATAGATGTCATGAGTGGTACTAATCATGAATCTTCTAGCGTGGTACCTGTTGGTTCCTTCAAGAGAGAGCCCAAAAA GTATATTTGGATGCCTTGTGACTAG
- the LOC110646075 gene encoding B-box zinc finger protein 18 isoform X8 gives MRTLCDVCESAAAILFCAADEAALCRSCDEKVHLCNKLASRHVRVGLADPSDVPRCDICENAPAFFYCEIDGSSLCLQCDMIVHVGGKRTHGRYLLLRQRVEFPGDKPRHLDELGQQPLDQNEVRRDQNQPPKLTMRDNKQNHRESPIPMMENNTDGDRKIDNKLIDLNARPQRIHGQNSTNHVYLDAL, from the exons atGCGAACGCTTTGCGACGTGTGTGAGAGTGCCGCCGCGATCCTCTTCTGCGCCGCCGATGAAGCCGCGCTTTGCCGCTCTTGTGATGAGAAG GTCCATTTGTGTAACAAGCTTGCTAGTCGACATGTACGTGTTGGGCTTGCTGACCCTAGTGATGTGCCCCGTTGTGACATATGTGAAAATGCACCTG CTTTCTTTTACTGTGAGATAGATGGTAGCTCCCTCTGTCTGCAATGTGATATGATTGTGCATGTTGGTGGTAAAAGAACCCATGGGAGATATCTCCTGTTGAGGCAGAGAGTTGAG TTTCCAGGGGACAAGCCTCGCCATTTGGATGAATTAGGACAGCAACCTCTTGATCAAAATGAAGTTCGGAGGGACCAAAATCAGCCACCTAAACTCACGATGAGAGACAATAAGCAAAATCACAGAGAATCTCCCATTCCAATGATGGAGAATAACACCGATGGTGATCGCAAGATTGACAATAAGTTGATTGATCTTAATGCCAGACCTCAGAGGATACATGGGCAAAATTCAACTAACCAT GTATATTTGGATGCCTTGTGA
- the LOC110646075 gene encoding B-box zinc finger protein 19 isoform X1 → MRTLCDVCESAAAILFCAADEAALCRSCDEKVHLCNKLASRHVRVGLADPSDVPRCDICENAPAFFYCEIDGSSLCLQCDMIVHVGGKRTHGRYLLLRQRVEFPGDKPRHLDELGQQPLDQNEVRRDQNQPPKLTMRDNKQNHRESPIPMMENNTDGDRKIDNKLIDLNARPQRIHGQNSTNHEQGIDVMSGTNHESSSVVPVGSFKREPKKQWNADIKEAIYYRHGSADWGLIWLWSL, encoded by the exons atGCGAACGCTTTGCGACGTGTGTGAGAGTGCCGCCGCGATCCTCTTCTGCGCCGCCGATGAAGCCGCGCTTTGCCGCTCTTGTGATGAGAAG GTCCATTTGTGTAACAAGCTTGCTAGTCGACATGTACGTGTTGGGCTTGCTGACCCTAGTGATGTGCCCCGTTGTGACATATGTGAAAATGCACCTG CTTTCTTTTACTGTGAGATAGATGGTAGCTCCCTCTGTCTGCAATGTGATATGATTGTGCATGTTGGTGGTAAAAGAACCCATGGGAGATATCTCCTGTTGAGGCAGAGAGTTGAG TTTCCAGGGGACAAGCCTCGCCATTTGGATGAATTAGGACAGCAACCTCTTGATCAAAATGAAGTTCGGAGGGACCAAAATCAGCCACCTAAACTCACGATGAGAGACAATAAGCAAAATCACAGAGAATCTCCCATTCCAATGATGGAGAATAACACCGATGGTGATCGCAAGATTGACAATAAGTTGATTGATCTTAATGCCAGACCTCAGAGGATACATGGGCAAAATTCAACTAACCAT GAACAGGGCATAGATGTCATGAGTGGTACTAATCATGAATCTTCTAGCGTGGTACCTGTTGGTTCCTTCAAGAGAGAGCCCAAAAA GCAATGGAATGCAGATATTAAGGAAGCTATTTACTACAGGCATGGTTCTGCTGACTGGGGCCTGATTTGGTTGTGGTCACTGTAA